A genome region from Labilibaculum antarcticum includes the following:
- a CDS encoding sigma-54-dependent transcriptional regulator — MVSISNLRILILDDEKLVRDELEEFLVDPNFSVYKAASPSEAFDIMDKNDIHIAVIDVNLPEMSGLDVLEKVKHDFPEIEVIMISGYSEMDSVIHAMRLGALDFFTKPFRLSDVESAIERTKKFIHLNKSLIEVKRNFSIISEEFQKAMGCEIIGDSPQMRNLMNLIGKVAKTENTSVLITGESGTGKELVARAIHYLSNRKENYFYAVNCSAIPESLFESEFFGHTKGAFTGAASSKVGWFEAANKGTLFLDEIGDMQLNLQTKFLRVLEDRKIMKVGSNIEIPFDTRIIAATNQNIEGLHSEKGFRLDLYHRISSFIIHLEPLRNRKEDIPLLLDYFVKYFNRVMGKSINEIDGTVIRRLLSYEFPGNVRELKNMVERAVIICDANRLSLSHFQLTHHKEKNRKISFSTDENLDLELVEMECIKKALERSNNNKSKAADLLNITWQSLDRRIKKYKI; from the coding sequence ATGGTATCTATAAGTAATTTAAGGATATTGATTTTAGATGATGAGAAGCTGGTTCGTGATGAATTGGAAGAATTTCTCGTAGATCCCAACTTTAGCGTATACAAAGCAGCAAGCCCTTCCGAAGCTTTTGATATTATGGATAAAAATGATATTCATATTGCTGTAATTGATGTTAATTTACCTGAGATGAGTGGCTTGGATGTTTTGGAGAAGGTGAAGCATGATTTCCCTGAAATTGAGGTGATAATGATTAGCGGATACAGTGAGATGGATTCTGTTATTCACGCAATGCGACTAGGAGCTTTAGATTTTTTCACAAAGCCATTTCGTTTAAGCGATGTGGAAAGCGCAATCGAGCGAACCAAAAAATTTATTCATTTAAATAAAAGTTTGATTGAAGTTAAACGGAATTTTTCGATTATCTCAGAAGAGTTTCAAAAAGCCATGGGTTGTGAAATCATCGGGGACAGTCCGCAAATGAGAAACTTAATGAATCTTATTGGGAAAGTTGCAAAGACCGAGAATACGTCAGTTCTAATTACCGGAGAGAGTGGTACAGGGAAAGAGTTAGTTGCTCGTGCCATTCATTATCTTAGTAATAGAAAAGAAAATTATTTTTATGCTGTTAATTGCAGTGCTATTCCTGAATCGCTTTTCGAAAGTGAATTTTTTGGACATACTAAAGGCGCATTTACCGGAGCCGCTAGTTCTAAAGTAGGATGGTTCGAAGCAGCTAATAAAGGGACATTATTTCTTGATGAAATAGGTGATATGCAACTTAATCTTCAAACTAAATTTTTAAGAGTTTTAGAAGACCGAAAGATAATGAAGGTTGGTTCTAATATTGAAATTCCTTTTGATACGAGAATTATTGCTGCAACAAATCAAAATATCGAAGGACTTCATTCTGAGAAGGGTTTTCGATTAGATCTGTATCACCGAATAAGTTCTTTTATTATACATTTGGAACCATTGCGAAACAGAAAAGAGGATATCCCCTTACTATTGGATTATTTTGTGAAATATTTTAATAGAGTAATGGGAAAAAGTATAAATGAGATTGATGGTACTGTTATTAGGCGTTTGTTGTCCTATGAGTTTCCGGGTAATGTTAGGGAGCTAAAAAACATGGTTGAACGAGCTGTTATTATTTGTGATGCAAACAGGTTAAGTTTATCACACTTTCAACTAACTCATCATAAAGAAAAAAATCGAAAAATTAGTTTTTCAACCGATGAAAATCTAGATCTCGAATTGGTTGAGATGGAGTGCATAAAAAAGGCTCTTGAGCGCTCAAATAATAATAAATCAAAAGCTGCGGATCTTTTAAATATAACCTGGCAGTCTCTTGATAGGAGAATTAAGAAATACAAAATATAA
- a CDS encoding PAS domain-containing sensor histidine kinase has protein sequence MKTPKEDRDPIERILFNLPEKNQHVEFEHRYVYNNGALKYFKVEIYCEFNEIENILNLYGLVSDISQEKELEFALKESLKIENETNGNKAIFELNGKNQISYLNDYACEFLELQGLKDSKGTEFIQFFKDEDANKIKNIMNLSTLKQGFALELLSIITKNNTSKRIALVAHSALVNNEKGVRGIMMEIVTNGEVGNDASEYNTIITGLKRQEKEFKDKTAKLKEKVEKELKINEFQRQLLLKKSELESLGKMASSMVNEINQPLTGISMIMDNILLRLSMNKIDEEYIREKCTQVFSDIDRIKKYLSQIGIYNSAQKENSKSLVNIKSLINDSINLIKKQYKRRTVEISFNACSDDLYVTGNKYKLQKVIVGILNNAYESIEYKNQKSKEKKKVEWIKITTGLLGKNVVIAIKDNGNGIDPDNLNYIFEPFFTTKQSSIGSGLGLYISKGIIQKMNGQITVSSAKNEFTEMKLILPFEFDNSKKRSGLIVTNHQ, from the coding sequence TTGAAAACTCCTAAGGAAGATAGGGATCCAATTGAACGCATTCTTTTTAATCTTCCTGAAAAAAATCAACACGTAGAATTTGAACATCGTTATGTATATAATAATGGTGCGTTAAAATATTTTAAAGTTGAAATCTATTGTGAGTTCAATGAAATTGAAAATATTTTAAATCTGTATGGTTTAGTATCTGATATTTCTCAGGAAAAAGAATTGGAATTTGCATTAAAGGAGAGTTTAAAGATTGAAAATGAGACAAATGGTAATAAGGCTATTTTTGAGTTAAATGGGAAAAACCAAATAAGCTATTTAAATGATTACGCCTGTGAATTCTTGGAACTCCAAGGATTGAAAGACTCGAAAGGAACTGAATTCATTCAGTTTTTTAAGGATGAGGATGCGAATAAGATTAAAAATATAATGAATCTATCGACCTTAAAACAAGGTTTTGCTCTTGAATTGTTATCGATTATTACAAAAAATAACACGTCGAAACGTATTGCTTTAGTAGCCCATTCTGCATTGGTGAATAATGAAAAAGGCGTGCGTGGCATTATGATGGAAATAGTTACAAATGGTGAAGTAGGAAATGATGCGTCCGAATACAATACTATTATTACTGGCCTTAAGCGGCAGGAGAAAGAATTTAAGGACAAAACAGCAAAGCTGAAAGAAAAAGTTGAAAAGGAATTGAAAATCAATGAATTTCAACGTCAATTGTTGTTGAAAAAATCTGAACTTGAATCTCTCGGAAAAATGGCAAGCTCGATGGTCAATGAAATCAACCAGCCTTTAACCGGCATATCTATGATAATGGATAATATACTTCTTCGTTTATCGATGAATAAAATCGATGAAGAGTATATACGAGAAAAATGTACGCAAGTGTTTAGTGATATTGATCGGATAAAGAAGTACTTATCGCAAATTGGAATTTATAATTCCGCACAAAAGGAAAATTCGAAGAGCTTAGTTAATATCAAAAGTCTTATTAATGATTCTATAAATTTGATAAAAAAGCAATACAAAAGAAGAACTGTTGAAATTTCTTTTAACGCATGTTCTGATGATTTGTATGTAACAGGTAACAAGTATAAGCTTCAGAAAGTTATTGTTGGTATTTTGAATAATGCCTATGAATCTATTGAGTACAAAAATCAAAAATCAAAAGAAAAGAAAAAAGTTGAATGGATTAAAATTACTACTGGTTTGCTTGGGAAAAATGTAGTTATAGCCATTAAGGATAATGGCAACGGAATAGATCCAGATAATCTTAATTATATATTCGAACCATTTTTCACCACTAAACAGTCTAGTATAGGTTCGGGTCTGGGCTTATATATAAGTAAAGGAATAATACAGAAAATGAATGGGCAAATTACAGTTAGTAGTGCAAAGAATGAATTTACAGAAATGAAATTAATATTGCCATTTGAATTCGATAATTCAAAAAAACGATCAGGTTTGATAGTAACTAATCACCAATAA
- a CDS encoding response regulator yields MVLDSTPQLLIVDDRAENLLLLKSLLGKLSVDLELIQSPIKALQDIEKQEYALIILDVQMPQMDGFLLAQKIRSGSVNKSTPIIFLTAVFIDKQSESKGYKCGGVDFIMKPFDHTILINKVNIFLELYANRKLIESQNKKLTVALNEKDLLEGSLRNLASNYRSILEGQSELILKLDSSHRIEFANKSFTDFFDYTLDGISRDSVASVSLILKEQLIQGIEKMNGKTKTITFEEPISNFEGDDISLEWTIFKEVEFDDTYYLAVGRDVSERKQLKDSLIKKESVLRRIQKRAKIGSFEWDSYSKIIRGSDEFLN; encoded by the coding sequence ATGGTATTGGATTCTACACCCCAATTATTGATTGTTGACGACCGTGCCGAAAACTTGCTATTACTAAAATCCTTGTTAGGAAAGTTAAGTGTCGATTTAGAGTTAATACAATCACCTATTAAAGCTTTACAGGACATTGAAAAGCAAGAGTATGCTCTTATCATTCTCGATGTCCAGATGCCACAAATGGATGGATTTTTACTTGCCCAAAAAATCCGAAGTGGATCTGTAAATAAATCAACTCCTATTATATTTCTTACCGCAGTATTCATTGATAAGCAAAGTGAATCCAAAGGCTATAAATGCGGTGGTGTTGATTTTATTATGAAGCCTTTTGATCATACGATTTTAATTAATAAGGTAAATATCTTTCTAGAGTTATATGCAAATCGAAAATTGATTGAATCGCAGAATAAGAAGTTGACAGTTGCTCTTAATGAGAAAGACCTTTTGGAGGGAAGCTTGCGCAATCTTGCATCAAATTATCGCTCTATTTTAGAGGGGCAATCGGAACTTATTTTGAAATTGGACAGTTCGCACCGAATCGAATTTGCCAATAAATCATTTACGGATTTCTTTGATTATACCCTAGATGGTATTTCGCGCGATTCAGTAGCTTCGGTAAGTTTGATCTTGAAGGAGCAGTTGATTCAAGGAATTGAAAAGATGAATGGCAAAACAAAAACGATAACTTTTGAAGAACCGATTTCAAATTTCGAGGGAGATGACATTTCCTTGGAATGGACAATTTTTAAAGAAGTTGAATTTGATGATACCTATTATTTGGCTGTTGGCCGGGATGTTTCTGAACGGAAACAATTAAAAGACTCATTAATAAAGAAGGAGAGTGTTTTAAGGAGAATTCAAAAGAGGGCAAAAATAGGAAGTTTTGAATGGGATTCTTATTCAAAGATTATTCGAGGTTCTGATGAATTTTTGAATTAG
- a CDS encoding TIGR01777 family oxidoreductase: protein MKIGITGGTGLIGSHLIEKLKGELNADILLIPRNILYGNVQDLSVFIKSCEIIIHLSGAPIVCRWNSRNKQILRDSRILTTQNLSHAIGLMETKPRLFISTSAVGIYDTDHTHSESSSNFSTDFLGDLCVDWEKSANEVKIHGVRTVIFRLGVVLSEKGGALTKVLPLFRFGLGGKLGNGKQAFPFIHISDLVNAYAFVIVNTDSEGTYNLIAPELITNRDYTKTLCSVLNRPAFFHVPAFILRAIFGEGAKVLLSGQKVVPKRLLDMGFLFYFPSIRASLTSLLSTK, encoded by the coding sequence ATGAAAATTGGAATCACTGGAGGAACAGGTTTAATAGGATCTCATTTGATTGAAAAATTGAAAGGTGAACTGAATGCTGATATTTTATTGATTCCAAGAAATATACTGTACGGAAATGTTCAGGATCTTTCTGTTTTTATAAAATCTTGTGAAATAATTATTCATCTTTCGGGGGCACCAATTGTGTGCAGATGGAATTCAAGAAATAAACAAATACTTCGCGACAGTCGAATTCTTACAACTCAGAATCTGAGTCATGCAATTGGCTTGATGGAAACAAAACCAAGGCTTTTCATTTCAACTTCAGCTGTCGGCATTTACGATACAGATCATACGCACAGTGAGTCTAGTTCGAATTTTTCGACTGATTTCCTAGGAGACCTTTGTGTAGATTGGGAAAAGAGTGCTAATGAAGTGAAAATTCATGGTGTGCGCACTGTTATTTTCAGGTTGGGAGTTGTTTTAAGTGAAAAAGGAGGAGCATTGACAAAAGTTCTGCCGTTGTTCCGATTCGGACTAGGTGGTAAATTAGGAAATGGAAAACAGGCATTCCCTTTTATTCATATAAGCGATCTTGTAAATGCCTATGCATTTGTAATTGTAAATACAGACTCCGAAGGCACCTACAATTTGATTGCTCCGGAATTAATCACTAACAGAGATTATACAAAAACACTTTGTTCTGTCCTAAATCGCCCAGCCTTTTTTCACGTTCCGGCATTTATTCTTAGAGCGATTTTTGGAGAAGGGGCAAAAGTTTTGCTTTCGGGTCAAAAAGTTGTGCCCAAACGCTTGTTAGATATGGGTTTTCTATTTTATTTTCCAAGCATAAGAGCCAGTCTTACTTCACTTTTAAGTACTAAGTAG
- the cdaA gene encoding diadenylate cyclase CdaA, with translation MTTAFITLGLFDILDILLVAFLLYQVYMLIKGTVAINIFVGLSLFYLMWLFVRALNMQLLSSILGQFIGVGVIALIIVFQPEIRRFLLLLGTRYNVSQRFNLHNWFALDERGIPDIEIRSVVGACEYMSKTKTGALIVIAKNMDLQSYADTGQILKARVSKNLLETIFFKNSPLHDGAVVWANSRLLAARCILPVSDDTNIPGSLGLRHRAAIGMTQATDSHVITVSEETGNISYVMGGNIKVRISPSELRTFLEGDFSSFII, from the coding sequence ATGACCACAGCATTCATTACTCTTGGACTATTTGATATTCTTGATATATTACTTGTCGCCTTTTTACTATATCAGGTTTACATGCTAATTAAGGGAACTGTTGCAATCAACATATTTGTTGGCTTGTCTCTTTTTTACCTCATGTGGTTGTTTGTACGTGCATTAAACATGCAATTACTAAGCAGTATTCTTGGTCAGTTTATTGGCGTAGGTGTAATTGCATTAATTATTGTTTTTCAGCCGGAAATCAGGAGGTTTCTTCTTTTGCTTGGAACCAGATATAATGTAAGCCAGAGATTCAACTTGCATAATTGGTTTGCTCTTGATGAAAGAGGGATCCCTGACATTGAAATCAGATCAGTTGTTGGCGCATGTGAGTACATGTCAAAAACGAAAACGGGTGCTCTGATTGTAATTGCAAAAAATATGGATTTACAAAGTTATGCGGATACGGGTCAAATTTTAAAGGCAAGAGTATCTAAAAATCTCTTAGAAACCATATTTTTTAAAAATTCACCTCTTCACGATGGTGCTGTAGTTTGGGCAAATAGTAGATTGCTCGCTGCCCGTTGCATATTACCCGTTTCAGATGACACGAATATTCCGGGTAGTCTGGGGTTAAGGCACAGGGCGGCTATTGGAATGACTCAGGCAACAGATTCGCATGTAATTACTGTATCTGAGGAAACAGGAAATATCTCATATGTAATGGGAGGGAATATTAAGGTGCGGATTAGTCCAAGCGAGTTGCGAACATTTTTAGAGGGCGATTTTTCAAGTTTTATCATTTAA
- the folP gene encoding dihydropteroate synthase, producing MQNYKTNCFNSDNLCIKCGDKVINFEKPLVMGILNLTPDSFYDGGSYLDKTAIVKRAEQILSDGAEIIDLGAYSTRPGAAEVSTENEILRMMPAVDCIRKEFPNAILSIDTFRAEVAESVVAEFGACIINDISGGTMDEKMFHTIGKLKVPYIMMHIKGTPQTMQQNPIYDHLMNDMLSFFRSQIKRLNDFGAKDIIIDPGFGFGKTLDHNYEIIAKLQNFNQLDLPVLVGFSRKSMIYKFLGGDASSSLNGTTALNMMALEQGVNILRVHDVKEAVDCVNLYSKIKSSLQ from the coding sequence ATGCAAAATTATAAAACAAATTGTTTTAACAGCGATAATCTGTGTATTAAGTGTGGGGATAAGGTAATAAATTTTGAAAAGCCTTTGGTTATGGGGATTTTGAATCTTACTCCAGATTCATTTTATGACGGCGGTTCTTATCTTGATAAAACAGCTATCGTTAAGCGAGCGGAACAAATTCTTTCTGATGGTGCGGAAATTATTGATTTGGGAGCTTATTCTACTCGACCGGGAGCGGCGGAAGTTTCAACTGAAAATGAGATTCTTAGAATGATGCCTGCTGTTGATTGTATCCGTAAAGAATTTCCAAATGCTATTTTGTCTATTGATACTTTTAGAGCAGAAGTAGCTGAAAGCGTTGTTGCCGAATTTGGTGCCTGCATTATTAATGATATTTCTGGAGGAACTATGGATGAGAAAATGTTCCATACTATTGGCAAGCTAAAGGTTCCGTACATCATGATGCACATTAAGGGAACCCCACAAACAATGCAGCAAAACCCTATTTACGATCATTTGATGAATGATATGCTTAGTTTTTTTCGATCCCAAATTAAAAGATTAAATGATTTTGGAGCAAAAGATATTATTATTGATCCTGGATTCGGATTTGGAAAAACATTGGACCACAATTATGAAATCATAGCTAAGCTTCAGAATTTTAATCAATTGGACTTGCCCGTATTAGTTGGCTTTTCTCGTAAATCGATGATTTATAAATTTTTAGGCGGAGATGCTTCTTCCAGTTTGAATGGGACTACTGCTTTAAATATGATGGCATTGGAACAAGGGGTAAACATTTTGAGGGTGCACGATGTGAAAGAAGCAGTTGATTGTGTTAATCTGTATTCGAAGATCAAATCCTCATTGCAGTAA
- a CDS encoding DUF1599 domain-containing protein — translation MNKTDQQYNSIIKICTDIFTKKMHDYGTAWRILRPSSITDQIYIKAQRIRSLETKGISKIEDNIRDEFIGIVNYSIMGIIQLELGPSEDELPNEKALELYLKYFTEAKELMEAKNHDYDEAWRSMRVSSYTDLILMKINRTKQIEDLQGKTLISEGIDANYFDMINYAVFGLIKIEFENA, via the coding sequence ATGAATAAAACAGACCAACAATACAATTCGATTATTAAAATCTGTACGGATATCTTCACAAAAAAAATGCACGATTACGGAACTGCCTGGAGAATTCTTCGCCCAAGCTCCATAACCGATCAGATATACATTAAAGCACAACGAATAAGAAGTCTTGAAACCAAAGGCATCAGTAAAATTGAGGACAATATTCGGGATGAATTTATCGGAATTGTAAACTATTCCATTATGGGTATTATACAATTGGAACTTGGTCCTTCAGAAGATGAACTTCCTAATGAGAAAGCTCTTGAACTATACTTAAAATATTTTACAGAGGCTAAGGAATTAATGGAAGCCAAGAATCACGATTACGATGAAGCTTGGCGAAGTATGCGGGTTAGTTCGTATACCGATTTAATCTTGATGAAAATTAACCGAACCAAACAAATTGAAGATCTGCAAGGAAAAACATTAATATCAGAAGGTATTGATGCCAACTATTTCGATATGATTAATTACGCTGTTTTTGGTCTAATTAAAATTGAATTCGAGAACGCCTAA